The Veillonellales bacterium genome contains the following window.
GTCGAATACGGGTGTAGCTAAATGCACTCCGGCAATGTCCGGTTTTGGTAAGCCGTATTTTTCCACATCATAGCCAAGATTTTTGAACTTTTCTTCAAGGCCGGGTACATTGGCCTTAATCTGCATGCCAAAAGCAGCAGCAGCCATACCGAGATGTGTTTCCAGCACCTGTCCGATGTTCATCCGGGATGGAACCCCCAATGGATTGAGAACAATCTGCACTGGTGTACCATCAGGCAGGAAGGGCATATCTTCTTCTCGCATGATCCGGGAAACAACGCCTTTATTGCCATGGCGGCCTGCCATTTTATCGCCTTCGGATATTTTACGTTTCTGGGCGATATAAACGCGAACCAAATGATTGACGCCTGGTGGCAGTTCATCGCCATTTTCCCGGCTAAATACTTTCACATCGACGATTTTACCGGCTTCGCCATGAGGCACCCGCAGTGAAGTGTCCCGGACTTCTCGGGCTTTTTCACCAAATATTGCCCGCAGCAGCCGTTCTTCGGCGGTAAGCTCAGTCTCCCCTTTAGGCGTTACCTTGCCAACTAGAATATCGCCTGGTCTGACTTCGGCGCCGATACGGATAATTCCACGATCGTCCATATCCCGCAATGCTTCTTCCGCCACATTAGGAATATCCCGGGTAATCTCTTCCGGCCCTAACTTAGTATCCCGGGCATCGCATTCATATTCCTCAATATGAATGGAAGTGAAAACGTCCGCTTTTACCAAATTCTCGCTGAGAAGAATGGCATCTTCGTAGTTATACCCTTCCCAAGGCATAAAAGCAACCAGAACGTTAAAGCCTAACGCCAGTTCGCCTCTATCCGTCGCCGGTCCGTCAGCCAGAACCTGCCCTTTTTCAACCTGTTCCCCTTTATAAACAATAGGTTTCTGATTAATACAGGTTCCCTGATTGGACCGTAGATATTTCAGTAACTTATAAGTATCCAGCGTACCCTGCTGGGTGCGAATATGGATTTCGTTTGCAGTCACCTTTTCCACAAAGCCGGCATTTTTAGCCAAAGCTACGACTCCCGAATCCCGAGCCGCTTTATATTCCATCCCGGTACCCACAAGGGGAGCCTGGGTTCTTAAAAGGGGCACTGCCTGACGCTGCATATTCGCTCCCATTAAGGCTCGGTTGGCATCGTCATTTTCCAAAAAAGGAATCATCGCCGTTGCAATGGAAACAACCTGTTTCGGCGATACATCCATATAGTCGACTTGTTCCGCCGGAACAGCCAAAGTATCCTGACGATAACGTACAATAACCCGCGGTTTTTTAAACCAAGAATCTTCGGTCAGTTCCTCATTGGCCTGGGCGCAGACAACTTCATCTTCTTCATCTGCCGTCAAATAATGTACTTCTTCCGTAACCTTGCGGTTTTCCTTATCGATCTTCCGATAGGGAGTTTCAATAAAACCAAATTCATTGATTCTCCCAAACGTAGCCAGTGAGCCGATCAGACCGATATTTGGACCTTCCGGCGTCTCAATCGGGCACATGCGGCCATAATGGGAGTGATGGACATCGCGGACTTCAAATCCGGCCCGCTCCCGGCTCAAACCGCCAGGTCCAAGGGCACTGAGACGACGTTTATGGGTAAGTTCGGCCAATGGATTCGTCTGATCCATAAACTGAGACAATTGGCTGGATCCAAAAAATTCTTTGATAGCAGCCACAACCGGACGGATATTAATCAGCGCCTGAGGCGTAATCACATCCACATCCTGAATCGTCATCCGTTCCTTAACGACCCGCTCCATCCGGGAAAGGCCGATACGAAACTGATTTTGCAGCAGCTCGCCGACAGAGCGCAGCCGTCGATTGCCAAGATGATCAATATCATCGGTGTTGCCGAATCCTTCGATCAGATTCAGCAAATAATTAATAACCGCCATAATATCCTCGCGGGTAATCGTCCGATGCATATAAGGCAGCGTTGGATTGCAAATCATTTTCAGCGGCGTCCCGTCTTTCTGCTTAACATGAACTTCAATGAGCTGCTCGCCGCCGAATACGCCATTCTGTTCAATCTGATTCAGCAGCTTCTCGTCAATCACAACATCTGCCGGCACTACGATTTCGCCAGTTTCTTTATTCACAATAGGCTGGTACAGCGTCTTCCCCATTAAGCGGCGCCGCCATCCTAGTTTTTTCGTCAATTTATAGCGTCCTACTGTCGCTAAATCATAGCGTTTGGGATCAAAAAACAGCGACTCCAGCAGCTGGGTTGCATTATCAACTGTCGGTGGTTCTCCCGGACGCAACCGTTTATATATTTCCACCAGAGCTTCTTCTTTGGAACTCGTATTATCCCGTTCCAAAGTAGACTGGATGCGCGGATCATTATAAAACAATTCGGCAATGGCCCCGTTAGAGGCATATCCCAAGGCCCGGATAAGCACCGTAACCGGCAGTTTTCTCGTACGGTCAATCCGCACAGATAATACGTCATTAGCATCGGTTTCCAGCTCAAGCCAGGCACCGCGATTAGGAATCACCGTAGCATTATATAATTTTTTGCCGCTGGTATCAATAGTCTCCCCGTAATAGGCTCCCGGGGAACGAACCAGCTGGCTGACAATAACCCGTTCGGCACCGTTAATAATAAAAGTACCCGTATCGGTCATCAGCGGAAAATCGCCCATGAAAACTTCTTGTTCTTTAATCTCACCGGTCTCCCGGTTGATCAGTCGAACATTGACACGCAAAGGGGCTGAATATGTAACGTCCCGCTCCTTACATTCTTCCACAGCATATTTCGGCTCACCTAAGGTGAAGTGCTCAAACGACAATACCAGATTCCCCGTAAAGTCCTGAATTGGTGAAATATCATGGAAAATTTCCTGTAAGCCTTCTTTAAGAAACCAACTGTAAGAATTCTTCTGGATTTCAATGAGGTTAGGCATGTCCAGTACTTCTTTAATTTTGGCGTAACTGTATCTGACCCTCTTGCCCACCGGAACAGGATTAAACATTAAATCCTTCACCCCTTAGCCCAATTTTGAAAAAGCAAACACATAATACGAATTTGTGCAGTAAATAATAAGGATACTTTACCGCCATAATTTTTTTACCGCAGATAAGAATAGACCTTGCGCTAGACTAAAATACGAAAAAAAGGCAAGGTTCTTCAAGTCGGATAAGACCTTGCGTTTTTCATTCTGATGAAATACAATTTCATCCTCCATTATATTACTATTTCCTGCCAGTAGCAAAATTATACCCTCCTAAATGAGACTATAACATTAAAAATGTTATCACTGCGCATGAAAACATTACCTGCTGAGCAGTTTAGGAGCTGCCAATATTAGACATTTCTACTGGAAAACAAACGCATACTGCAATAAAGAATAATATCATATGTAGAATAATCTGTCAAGATATCTGATGCATTTACTATTAAAAAATATAAAGAGTACCCGGAAGGTACTCTTTATATTTTAAGATCGGCCAATCAGACCGCTAACAAAGCTACCTTAAAATAATCTTACTTAACTTCCACACTGGCGCCGGCATCAGTCAATTTGGTTTTAATCGCTTCGGCATCTGCTTTTGCTACTTTTTCTTTGATCGCTTTGGGAGCGCTGTCAACTAATTCCTTAGCATCCTTCAGACCCAGCCCGGTGATTTCACGAACAACTTTAATAACATTGATCTTAGAACCGCCGGCAGCAGTAAGAACTACATCAAATTCGGTTTGTTCTTCAGCAGCCGGAGCAGCACCGCCGGCAGCCGGAGCAGCCGCTACCGCAACGGGAGCCGCCGCGGACACGCCGAATTTTTCTTCCAGAGCTTTTACCAGTTCAGATAATTCGAGAACAGTCATGTTCTCAATCGCTTGCATAATTTCTTCTTTTGTCATTGTAAAATACCTCCATTAATTTCATTCGTAATTTATTCCACACCGGGTCATGAAAACGGTTACGCAGATTCTTTTTGCTGGCGTACTGCGTCAAGGGCATAAACCAAGTTGCGAATCGAACCTTGCAGAACATTGACCAAACCAACCACTGGTGACTGCATACTGCCAAGCATTTTGGCAATAAGCACTTCCTTGGGCGGCAGCCCGGCCAGCTCTTTAACGCCTTTCGCATCGATCACCTGGCCTTCTACCAGTCCTGCTTTTATTTCCAGCGCCTGCAGTTTGTTTTCCTTAATGAAATCGGAAATCAGTTTTGCCGGCGCAACAGGATCGGTATAGGACATCGCAATAGCCGTAGGTCCTTCAAGTACGGGGGCTAACCCTGCCAACCCGGTTTCCTGGGCGGCAATGCGGGTCATCGTATTTTTTACAACGCGATATTCCACACCGGCCTCGCGGAGTTTGCGGCGCAATTTTGTATCCTGGGCTACATTAAGGCCGCGGTAGTTCGTTATGACCGCGCCTTTCGTGTTCGAAAGCTTTTCTTTTAGTTCTTCCACAATTTGTTTCTTTTCTGCTGTTACAGGCATCAAATCCACCTCCTTTATAAAATTGAACAACAAAGCGACCACCGGCAGTATAACCGGAGGTCGCTAATGGTAAACCATCTTACTATCCCCGGCCTCGGCAGGCGGACACTTTGTCCTTTAATATATTTCTTGACGAAATTTTACCTGCTGTCTACAGCCTAATCAGACTATTGAATTGTATAAACCGGGAATACAAAACCAGTTGTGCTATTCCTTCTTGCCGGGTGCCTTCAGCGGATTTACTTTTACGCCGGGCCCCATGGTGGTACTCAGGGTAATGCTGCGCATATATTGGCCCTTTGCCCCAGCCGGTTTTACTTTAATCAATGTATCAATTAACGTACGGAAATTTTTAAGGAGCTTATCGGCTTCAAAAGATGCCTTGCCAATCGGCGCATGGATATTGCCGGCTTTGTCAGTACGGTACTCAATTTTACCGGCTTTAATTTCATTAATCGCACGGGTTAAATCAAGCGTAACGGTTCCTACTTTAGGATTTGGCATTAAACCCTTCGGTCCCAAAATTTTACCCAGACGGCCAACTGTACCCATCATATCCGGTGTAGCAACGGCAACGTCAAAATCAGCCCAGCCGCCCTGTATTTTGGCCACCATATCCTCGGCACCAACAAAATCAGCCCCGGCGGTTTCAGCTTCTTTCGCTTTTTCACCTTTGGCAAATACCAGAACCCGCTTCGATTTACCGGTACCATGAGGCAACACTACTGCACCGCGAACCTGTTGATCGGCATATTTGGGATCTACGCCCAATTTAATGGCTGCTTCCACTGTCTCATCAAATTTAGCGGTAGCTGATTTTTTTATAATTTCAATTGCCTCTTCTGGTTCATACAGTTTCGCATCATCAATCAGCTTAGCAGCTTCCATATACTTTTTCCCATGAATTGCCATTGTGTAATTCCTCCTACTTAAATGTGGTATAAACGGATATTCCTCCCACACGACTAGAGAAATCTATTGAAAATCTACCATCTGCGGCGCTGTACTGCCTTGCATCTGGCAGCTCTTGAACAGCCTCTAAGTCTATCGCCCAACCAGTAAACTAGTCGACGACGTCGATCCCCATGCTGCGGGCAGTACCCTCAATCATCCGCATAGCGGCTTCGACGCTGGCAGCGTTAAGATCCTGCATTTTTGATTCGGCAATTTCGCGTACTTTGTCGCGGCCGACTTTTGCTACCTTTTTCTTATTCGGTTCACCGGAAGCCGTTTCAATGCCTGCGGCTTTTTTCAGCAATACCGCAGCCGGCGGAGTCTTTGTGACAAAGGTAAATGATCGGTCTTCAAATACGGTAATCTCAACCGGAATGATTAACCCAGCCTGTTTTGCAGTTCTTTCATTAAAATCTTTAACAAAGGCCATAATATTCACGCCAGCTTGAC
Protein-coding sequences here:
- the rplL gene encoding 50S ribosomal protein L7/L12; this translates as MTKEEIMQAIENMTVLELSELVKALEEKFGVSAAAPVAVAAAPAAGGAAPAAEEQTEFDVVLTAAGGSKINVIKVVREITGLGLKDAKELVDSAPKAIKEKVAKADAEAIKTKLTDAGASVEVK
- the rplJ gene encoding 50S ribosomal protein L10; protein product: MPVTAEKKQIVEELKEKLSNTKGAVITNYRGLNVAQDTKLRRKLREAGVEYRVVKNTMTRIAAQETGLAGLAPVLEGPTAIAMSYTDPVAPAKLISDFIKENKLQALEIKAGLVEGQVIDAKGVKELAGLPPKEVLIAKMLGSMQSPVVGLVNVLQGSIRNLVYALDAVRQQKESA
- the rplA gene encoding 50S ribosomal protein L1, whose product is MAIHGKKYMEAAKLIDDAKLYEPEEAIEIIKKSATAKFDETVEAAIKLGVDPKYADQQVRGAVVLPHGTGKSKRVLVFAKGEKAKEAETAGADFVGAEDMVAKIQGGWADFDVAVATPDMMGTVGRLGKILGPKGLMPNPKVGTVTLDLTRAINEIKAGKIEYRTDKAGNIHAPIGKASFEADKLLKNFRTLIDTLIKVKPAGAKGQYMRSITLSTTMGPGVKVNPLKAPGKKE
- the rplK gene encoding 50S ribosomal protein L11 — protein: MAKKVVKLVKLQVPAGKATPAPPVGPALGQAGVNIMAFVKDFNERTAKQAGLIIPVEITVFEDRSFTFVTKTPPAAVLLKKAAGIETASGEPNKKKVAKVGRDKVREIAESKMQDLNAASVEAAMRMIEGTARSMGIDVVD